The Streptomyces sp. NBC_01244 genome contains a region encoding:
- a CDS encoding NUDIX hydrolase, whose translation MSENEHEAKMAHPRMAAGALFFDEADRVLLVEPSYKDYRDIPGGYVDRGESPRQACVREVHEELGIKPHIGRLLVVDWAPNPGEGDKVLYLFDGGRLSADHRQQIALQADELRGYGFHGAEQVPDLTIPRLARRITAGIQARTNGLTAYLEHGQSPETGV comes from the coding sequence GTGAGCGAGAACGAGCATGAAGCGAAGATGGCCCACCCCCGCATGGCGGCCGGCGCCCTCTTCTTCGACGAAGCTGACCGAGTCCTCCTCGTCGAGCCGTCGTACAAGGACTACCGAGACATTCCCGGCGGATACGTCGACCGGGGCGAGTCGCCCAGACAAGCCTGTGTTCGCGAAGTCCACGAGGAGCTGGGCATCAAGCCCCACATCGGACGCCTCCTTGTTGTCGACTGGGCGCCGAACCCGGGAGAGGGAGACAAGGTCCTCTACCTCTTCGACGGCGGCCGCCTAAGCGCAGACCACCGCCAACAGATCGCCCTGCAAGCGGACGAGCTCCGCGGCTACGGCTTCCACGGCGCCGAACAGGTGCCAGACCTCACCATCCCCCGCCTCGCGCGCCGAATCACCGCTGGCATCCAGGCCCGAACGAACGGCCTGACCGCTTACCTGGAACACGGGCAGTCACCGGAAACAGGGGTCTGA
- a CDS encoding HAD family hydrolase: MKRAVLFDLDGVLVDSRAAQLATLAGFATSALDRRVTVDDLPPGAETIPREQVLAHLGLERSIDEKGWDAASATATLVAKVFPFVVETLTELRAADVATGVVTLRSRRCLHWLLPPDVIDLLDTVVCYEDATPKPAPDGLLLALDRLGATPSNAVFVGDTDTDIHAARAAGVTAVGAGWGFAGPHALTRTGADLVLSEPTDLSSALLRLVGVPN; the protein is encoded by the coding sequence ATGAAGCGAGCCGTGCTCTTCGACCTCGACGGTGTCCTCGTCGACAGCCGGGCCGCCCAGCTCGCCACCCTGGCAGGCTTCGCGACCTCCGCACTCGACCGCCGCGTCACCGTCGACGACCTCCCGCCCGGAGCCGAGACCATCCCGCGAGAGCAGGTGCTCGCGCACCTCGGGCTGGAAAGATCGATCGACGAGAAAGGCTGGGACGCGGCCAGCGCCACGGCCACTCTCGTCGCCAAGGTCTTCCCGTTCGTAGTCGAGACCCTCACCGAGCTGCGGGCTGCCGACGTCGCGACCGGCGTCGTCACCCTGCGAAGTCGCCGGTGCTTGCACTGGCTTCTGCCGCCCGACGTCATCGACTTGCTGGACACCGTCGTCTGCTACGAGGACGCGACGCCGAAGCCAGCGCCCGATGGCCTCCTCCTGGCCCTCGACCGGCTCGGGGCGACTCCCAGCAACGCTGTGTTCGTTGGAGACACGGATACCGACATACACGCCGCCCGAGCCGCAGGCGTGACAGCGGTCGGCGCGGGCTGGGGGTTCGCCGGGCCCCACGCGCTCACTCGAACCGGTGCCGACCTCGTCCTCTCCGAACCAACGGACCTGAGCTCCGCACTGCTCCGCCTGGTCGGGGTCCCCAACTGA
- the alaS gene encoding alanine--tRNA ligase, translating into MRSTQIRSTFLDYFTSRGHRQVPSSPLIPSDPTLLLANAGMNQFKPYFLGEVTPENRRATTIQKCARTSDIDNVGRTNRHATFFEMMGNFSFGDYFKADAIAYAWELLTEGYGLERDRLWITVYEDDDEAEQLWRKIGVPSERIQRLGMEDNYWSMGVPGPCGPCSEVNYDRGPAFGREGGPAIDGERYVEIWNLVFMQYQRGEGDKKGNFPILGELAQQSIDTGLGLDRLAAILQDVENVCTTDLLMPTLNTVQELAGRAYPGSADEKVSFQVVTEHARSIAYLIADGVLPAKDGRDYVLRRLMRRAIRHARLLGIDEPVLAPATASVIANLGDVWPELTDQANLIEQIVTAEEESFTRTLAQGTRLLNAAITRTRESRSGSLPGETAFELADTFGFPLELTVEAAHDAGLTVDEDRFATLLDEQKKRAKTGGKAKTADALRRQDTYRELSAHLPRTDFLGYDHLTAEVTVLGLISGGAVTASAPEGSDVEFVLDRSPFYAEAGGQIGDTGTLRTDDGTLLRITDTRYGLEGFRVHSARVVEGELRTGARGEATVDADRRKGLMRSHSATHILHAVVRATLGDHARQQGSLVESDRLRFDFAHFSAVTPEQLTRIEAAVNGHVLDDPAVRAWHADRAEAEAAGAIALFGEKYGDTVRIVDIGDFSRELCGGTHVAHGSQVGAFRLLSEGSIGSNLRRIEALTGHGALRHHDVERRILEEVSSLLGTRPKQAAETLHKRLGSLAAAEKEVSRRREADLRSQAEQLASSSRQVPGGRIVSQRVSGLGASDLRSLATSTADRLSSDRAVVVLGTEHDGKALLVAAITPGVLGSGTSASQILASAARTVGGGAGGTGPIANAGGRRVEALDEALSMAVQEATRALDQ; encoded by the coding sequence ATGCGCTCGACGCAGATCCGCTCCACCTTCCTGGACTACTTCACCTCCCGCGGCCACCGCCAGGTCCCGTCCAGCCCCCTCATCCCCTCCGACCCGACCCTCCTGCTGGCCAATGCCGGCATGAACCAGTTCAAGCCCTACTTCCTGGGCGAGGTCACCCCGGAGAACCGCCGCGCCACCACCATCCAGAAGTGCGCCCGCACCTCCGACATCGACAACGTCGGCCGCACCAACCGGCACGCCACGTTCTTCGAGATGATGGGCAACTTCTCCTTCGGCGACTACTTCAAGGCCGACGCCATCGCCTACGCCTGGGAACTCCTCACCGAGGGCTACGGCTTGGAGAGGGACCGGCTCTGGATCACCGTCTACGAGGACGACGACGAGGCCGAACAGCTCTGGCGCAAGATCGGCGTCCCCTCTGAGCGCATCCAGCGCCTCGGCATGGAAGACAACTACTGGTCCATGGGCGTCCCCGGCCCCTGCGGCCCCTGCTCGGAGGTCAACTACGACCGCGGGCCGGCCTTCGGCCGCGAGGGCGGACCCGCCATCGACGGCGAGCGCTACGTGGAGATCTGGAACCTCGTCTTCATGCAGTACCAGCGCGGCGAGGGTGACAAGAAGGGCAACTTCCCGATCCTGGGCGAGCTCGCCCAGCAGAGCATCGACACCGGCCTCGGCCTCGACCGCCTCGCCGCGATCCTCCAGGACGTCGAGAACGTCTGCACCACGGACTTGCTCATGCCCACCCTGAACACGGTCCAGGAGCTGGCTGGCCGCGCCTACCCCGGCAGCGCCGACGAGAAGGTCTCCTTCCAGGTCGTCACCGAGCACGCTCGCTCGATCGCCTACCTCATCGCCGATGGCGTCCTGCCCGCCAAGGACGGTCGCGACTACGTCCTGCGCCGCCTCATGCGCCGCGCGATCCGGCACGCCCGCCTGCTCGGCATCGACGAGCCCGTCCTCGCGCCTGCCACCGCCAGCGTGATCGCCAACCTCGGCGACGTCTGGCCCGAACTCACCGACCAGGCCAACCTCATCGAGCAAATCGTCACCGCCGAGGAGGAGTCCTTCACCCGCACCCTCGCGCAGGGCACGCGGCTGCTGAACGCCGCAATCACCCGTACCCGGGAGAGCCGCTCCGGCTCACTGCCGGGCGAGACCGCCTTCGAACTCGCTGACACCTTCGGTTTCCCCCTGGAGCTGACGGTCGAGGCCGCCCACGACGCCGGCCTGACCGTCGACGAAGACCGTTTCGCCACGCTGCTGGACGAGCAGAAGAAGCGCGCCAAGACCGGCGGCAAGGCCAAGACCGCGGACGCCCTGCGCCGCCAGGACACCTACCGGGAGCTGTCCGCCCACCTCCCGCGCACCGACTTCCTCGGCTACGACCACCTCACCGCCGAGGTCACCGTGCTCGGCCTGATCTCCGGCGGTGCTGTCACCGCCAGCGCTCCGGAGGGCTCCGACGTCGAATTCGTCCTCGACCGCTCGCCGTTCTACGCCGAAGCTGGCGGCCAGATCGGCGACACCGGCACCCTGCGCACCGACGACGGCACCCTGCTGCGGATCACGGACACCCGGTACGGCCTGGAGGGCTTCCGCGTCCACAGCGCCCGCGTCGTCGAAGGGGAGCTCCGCACCGGAGCGAGGGGCGAAGCCACTGTCGACGCCGACCGCCGCAAGGGCCTCATGCGCTCCCACTCGGCCACCCACATCCTGCACGCCGTCGTACGCGCCACCCTCGGCGATCACGCCCGACAGCAGGGCTCCCTCGTCGAATCCGACCGCCTGCGCTTCGACTTCGCCCACTTCTCCGCCGTCACCCCCGAACAGCTCACCCGGATCGAAGCCGCCGTCAACGGCCACGTCCTCGACGACCCCGCCGTCCGCGCCTGGCACGCCGACCGCGCCGAAGCCGAGGCCGCCGGCGCCATCGCCCTGTTCGGGGAGAAGTACGGCGACACCGTCCGCATCGTCGACATCGGAGACTTCTCCCGTGAACTGTGCGGCGGCACACATGTCGCCCACGGCTCCCAGGTCGGCGCCTTCCGCCTGCTCAGCGAGGGATCGATCGGCTCCAACCTCCGCCGCATCGAAGCCCTGACCGGCCACGGCGCCCTGCGCCACCACGACGTCGAGCGCCGCATCCTCGAAGAGGTCTCCTCCCTCCTCGGCACCCGCCCGAAGCAGGCCGCCGAGACCCTCCACAAGCGCCTGGGCTCCTTGGCCGCCGCAGAGAAGGAAGTTTCCCGCCGACGCGAGGCCGACTTGCGGAGCCAGGCGGAACAGCTCGCCTCCTCCTCTCGCCAGGTGCCCGGGGGCCGGATCGTCTCGCAGCGAGTCTCCGGACTCGGTGCGAGCGACCTGCGCAGCCTCGCCACCAGCACCGCCGACCGCCTCAGCAGCGACCGCGCGGTGGTCGTCCTCGGCACCGAGCACGACGGCAAGGCCCTGCTCGTCGCCGCGATCACCCCCGGCGTCCTCGGCTCAGGAACCTCGGCCAGCCAGATCCTCGCCTCGGCCGCCCGCACCGTAGGCGGCGGAGCAGGCGGCACTGGCCCGATCGCCAATGCCGGAGGTCGCCGCGTCGAAGCCCTCGACGAAGCCCTCAGCATGGCTGTCCAGGAAGCGACCCGCGCCCTCGACCAGTAG
- a CDS encoding site-specific DNA-methyltransferase — protein sequence MSSKRLALTWFNQDKALLPLPTGGYEWVERDDPRVTEVRLLSETNRMGEVAGTTADNLLIVGDSYQALHSLNSIPEYAREYKGKVKLVYIDPPFNTEQTFGEFYDDNFDHSVWLTMFRDRIKQLSGLMSDDGVIWVHLDDAEVHRARVVLDEEFGIDNHLGTVVWQKADGPRNDLPNFSPDHDTLLVYGKSSEAQLIRSARDESLNSIYKSVDGDPRPWYDDNPTAPSAHRNQTWVYAIQSPITGELMYPANGRCWGTKQETVLAALSEYAPYKQVVLDDDERRAEVCGVSVEELRKGIPALLLDVPLEEARELTEKRKAAGTWPEYVIRPKGTIGRKRIQPDKGSNARTMWFNSEVGHNREAKAEIKALFPGVNPFSTPKPERLLRKIIEVTTRPGDIVVDCFAGSGTTAAAAHKLGRRWITVESVNATVENFTAPRLAKVVDGSDAGGITKPKGRVADIPLPDDVTVAALDEARKVFEKLVAAEALEADADALASLIKQMKTKPSKERLWHGGGGFRVLRVEKPKTVIVQNRAFLADGVDDLGSWVAAQLGYTLTSGRRGIVGLKNRDALVFVDGMVDETQIKYAVSLLNDGETLTLAGVAVHPNATALLADMRVGSRVIKVPNGLFKQSKVIR from the coding sequence GTGTCGAGCAAGCGGTTGGCGTTGACTTGGTTCAATCAAGACAAGGCCCTGCTGCCGTTGCCAACGGGTGGCTATGAGTGGGTCGAGAGAGACGACCCCCGCGTGACGGAAGTCCGGCTCCTGAGCGAGACCAACCGCATGGGCGAGGTGGCCGGCACGACTGCTGACAACCTACTCATCGTCGGAGACTCGTATCAGGCCCTCCATTCCCTAAACTCCATTCCTGAATACGCGCGGGAGTATAAGGGAAAAGTCAAGCTGGTCTACATCGACCCGCCGTTCAACACCGAGCAGACTTTTGGCGAGTTTTATGACGATAACTTCGACCATTCGGTCTGGCTCACCATGTTCCGTGATCGCATCAAACAGTTGAGTGGACTGATGAGCGATGACGGCGTGATCTGGGTACATCTTGACGATGCCGAAGTGCACCGCGCGCGAGTGGTTCTGGATGAAGAATTCGGCATCGACAACCACTTGGGAACGGTCGTTTGGCAGAAGGCTGACGGGCCACGAAATGACCTTCCGAACTTCTCGCCAGACCATGACACGTTGCTCGTTTATGGCAAGTCGTCGGAGGCGCAACTCATCAGGTCTGCACGCGATGAGTCTCTGAATTCGATCTACAAGTCCGTAGATGGCGATCCCCGCCCATGGTATGACGACAACCCCACAGCACCCTCTGCGCACCGTAACCAGACGTGGGTGTACGCAATCCAGTCGCCTATCACTGGCGAGCTGATGTACCCGGCCAATGGACGATGCTGGGGCACGAAGCAAGAGACAGTTCTTGCCGCCCTGTCGGAGTATGCACCCTACAAGCAGGTGGTCCTCGACGATGATGAGAGGCGCGCCGAAGTATGCGGCGTATCCGTTGAGGAGCTACGAAAGGGCATTCCGGCACTGCTACTGGATGTCCCCCTTGAGGAAGCGCGCGAGCTGACCGAGAAGCGGAAGGCTGCCGGCACGTGGCCGGAGTACGTCATCCGACCGAAGGGGACAATCGGGCGTAAGAGAATCCAGCCGGACAAGGGCTCTAATGCTCGAACCATGTGGTTCAACTCAGAGGTGGGCCACAATCGGGAGGCCAAGGCAGAGATCAAGGCGCTATTCCCGGGTGTGAACCCCTTCTCCACGCCGAAGCCGGAGAGGTTGCTGCGCAAGATCATCGAAGTGACCACACGGCCGGGTGACATTGTGGTCGACTGCTTTGCGGGATCAGGCACTACCGCTGCCGCCGCGCACAAGCTTGGACGGCGATGGATCACGGTGGAGTCCGTGAATGCCACGGTGGAGAACTTTACGGCACCACGTTTGGCGAAGGTGGTGGACGGTTCCGACGCCGGCGGTATCACGAAGCCCAAGGGCCGTGTTGCCGATATTCCTCTTCCGGATGATGTGACAGTGGCTGCGCTCGACGAGGCGCGCAAGGTGTTCGAAAAACTTGTGGCGGCGGAAGCATTGGAGGCCGACGCTGACGCCCTGGCTTCGCTCATCAAGCAGATGAAGACAAAGCCCTCAAAGGAACGCCTGTGGCACGGAGGCGGCGGCTTCCGCGTGCTGCGGGTAGAGAAGCCTAAGACCGTGATCGTCCAAAACCGAGCGTTCCTTGCGGATGGAGTAGACGACTTGGGCTCCTGGGTCGCTGCACAGCTTGGTTACACGCTCACGTCCGGCAGGCGTGGAATCGTTGGATTGAAGAACCGTGATGCCCTCGTATTCGTGGACGGCATGGTGGATGAAACGCAGATCAAATACGCCGTTTCCTTGCTCAACGATGGCGAGACGCTGACCCTCGCCGGTGTAGCCGTGCACCCTAATGCCACCGCCCTGCTCGCGGACATGCGGGTTGGCTCTCGAGTAATCAAGGTGCCGAACGGTCTCTTCAAGCAGTCAAAGGTGATCCGATGA
- a CDS encoding orotate phosphoribosyltransferase gives MTTSTSLAGLTARLAEASCVKGPFNLANGQQLDTYFDEYRLAADPALLRDTAAAMAGLVPDDAQLLAGIELGGVPLVVALSAATGLPAVFLRRSPKGYGSRRQIEGAALDGRRTVLVDDVVRSGSQLLAMTNTLRVAGAPVTDALCVLERPLGGRVLLAEHRVTLRSLLTEVDLPAPRPGDAS, from the coding sequence ATGACCACCAGCACGTCACTGGCCGGCCTTACCGCCCGGCTCGCCGAAGCCTCCTGCGTCAAAGGCCCGTTCAACCTCGCCAACGGGCAACAGCTGGACACCTACTTCGACGAGTACCGGCTGGCCGCCGACCCTGCCCTCCTGCGAGACACCGCCGCCGCCATGGCTGGCCTCGTCCCCGACGACGCACAGTTGCTGGCCGGCATCGAGCTCGGCGGCGTCCCGCTCGTCGTCGCCCTGTCGGCTGCTACCGGCCTGCCCGCCGTGTTCCTGCGTCGGAGCCCCAAGGGCTACGGCTCCCGCCGCCAGATCGAAGGTGCCGCCCTCGACGGCCGCCGCACCGTTCTCGTCGACGACGTCGTCCGCTCTGGCAGCCAGCTGCTCGCCATGACGAACACCTTGAGGGTCGCCGGAGCCCCGGTCACCGACGCCTTGTGTGTGCTGGAGCGCCCGCTCGGCGGCCGGGTTCTGCTCGCCGAGCACCGTGTCACCCTCCGCTCTCTGCTTACCGAGGTCGACCTGCCGGCGCCCCGGCCGGGTGACGCCTCATGA
- a CDS encoding LOG family protein produces MSAPHLAGPATSRAREGLTAVFFGGVVPGSAEEENLAEEIGRALAKAGYTLLHGGYNGLMEAAARGAASQGTTVTAVTLAGKHDAWGAFNPHTTTSVHLPDLGARLQHYLESADLIIAMGGGVGTLHELTAALYYATTVRPVPVCLAGPAALRLLAFLREEKWLYETPTRPLGFLTVADTAGAFRTHLATLDTAPIGGA; encoded by the coding sequence GTGAGTGCACCCCACCTCGCGGGCCCGGCCACCAGCCGGGCCCGCGAGGGCCTGACCGCCGTGTTCTTCGGCGGCGTCGTCCCTGGCTCCGCCGAGGAGGAGAACCTGGCTGAGGAGATCGGCCGGGCGCTCGCCAAGGCCGGGTACACGCTCCTCCACGGCGGCTACAACGGCCTGATGGAGGCCGCCGCCCGAGGAGCCGCCTCCCAGGGAACCACCGTCACCGCGGTCACCCTGGCGGGCAAGCACGACGCGTGGGGAGCCTTCAATCCGCACACCACCACGTCCGTCCACCTGCCTGACCTCGGCGCCCGCCTCCAGCACTACCTGGAGAGCGCCGACCTGATCATCGCGATGGGCGGCGGCGTCGGCACCCTGCATGAGCTGACCGCCGCCCTCTACTACGCGACCACCGTCCGGCCCGTACCGGTCTGCCTCGCCGGGCCGGCCGCCCTGCGGCTGCTGGCCTTCCTGCGCGAGGAGAAGTGGCTGTACGAGACCCCGACCCGCCCACTCGGCTTCCTCACCGTCGCCGATACCGCCGGCGCCTTCCGCACTCACCTCGCCACGCTCGACACAGCCCCGATCGGAGGAGCATGA
- a CDS encoding GNAT family N-acetyltransferase, which yields MTEPLKAAKCVSSGEAAIRLFADEDSVRELTSLLHRAYADHAAAGRVFFASYQSPQDTVHRLRRGECWLALQGKSLVGTVTVAAPYVAPDGYPAPTGAGSFWQLAVDPSQRGTGLGQRLLSVAEARVAARGAAQVVIDTSSQATELVSWYRRRGYVPVGTWRWDVTNYDSVVLMKDLATS from the coding sequence GTGACTGAACCCCTGAAGGCTGCGAAATGCGTGTCGTCCGGTGAAGCCGCGATTCGGCTCTTTGCTGACGAAGACTCGGTGCGCGAGCTGACCAGTCTGCTGCACCGGGCGTACGCCGATCACGCCGCCGCCGGACGGGTGTTTTTCGCCTCGTACCAGTCTCCGCAGGACACGGTTCACCGGCTGCGAAGGGGCGAGTGCTGGCTGGCGCTTCAGGGGAAGTCACTGGTGGGCACGGTCACCGTTGCGGCTCCGTACGTAGCCCCGGATGGGTACCCCGCGCCGACTGGCGCGGGGTCTTTCTGGCAGCTCGCGGTGGATCCGTCTCAGCGGGGTACTGGGCTGGGGCAGCGGCTTCTGTCGGTTGCTGAAGCGCGGGTCGCCGCTCGGGGTGCCGCGCAGGTCGTCATCGATACGTCGTCCCAGGCGACTGAGCTCGTCAGCTGGTACCGCCGGCGGGGCTACGTGCCCGTGGGTACCTGGCGGTGGGATGTGACCAACTACGACAGCGTGGTGCTCATGAAGGACCTGGCGACGAGCTGA
- a CDS encoding DEAD/DEAH box helicase, which produces MSWVEYEPQQVEAIAARLDLRDANRRALHKVTEHLAEGDGREFICDLATGVGKTYLAAGVLEYVAEAGVRNVVMIVPLDVIYEKTIQNFTPGSRKYIEGTTWEPVVVTAENFKQHVDDMNDPTKLKLFIFKVQTLLKPSEDMRRKIHDENESMGEALYAHLQGLDDLVVLADEHHVYSGDAEKYGTTIRELNARAIVGLTATPNRADVKSGKVVFRYTLAEAIADGLVKIPVVVYREDGTKDTRSQLADACHLRDVKESAWRAYAQSIGKVTVVPVLFVVCEEIKKAERVAETLRSEFLTEPDQVLLITGGSSDKALRALKAVEDPTSPVRAVVSVDKLKEGWDVRNIGVIVSFRPLLSATLTEQVLGRGLRLPFGERTSIEAIDTVDIVAHESYRQLLASKRALLEQVLEERATAATELSTTPTVEKSGEDPARPLVPVATQPGLTFVFDNTHGGEVIDPSVLLMVQEYATTVERQEMGAAATVQFVSPVNGAPRINFPRLERQAIPTKFSLRLVTEQQARDLGRKYLSDESVYLKRVALDAERGIGGEVVVGERFLEEEKAYIETLSWSTVKKQLEDRVLGLSVVNSTLPEFQAAGDVIGWFLDGAGVTGDERAQWSVKRTALATRAIETTIIKAYELRATTPTWEFNVMEVPVFPPSRPMPSPILSKWVDFAKGVWYGEWQKNIENVSSFDARTTEFALARMLDSSSQIKWWLRIYTNSPTWIEWEGGRYFADFIAIDTDGVHWVIEGKADDDANDAKVVAKRKAAEEWVEKVNDAGAYGQWRYLFATESAIKTANGRWLDLIK; this is translated from the coding sequence ATGAGTTGGGTTGAGTACGAGCCGCAGCAGGTCGAGGCTATTGCAGCTCGGCTGGACCTCCGTGACGCCAACCGGCGAGCGCTCCACAAGGTTACGGAACACCTTGCGGAGGGTGATGGGCGTGAGTTCATTTGCGACCTTGCTACCGGCGTCGGCAAGACATACCTTGCCGCAGGAGTCCTTGAGTATGTTGCCGAAGCGGGCGTACGCAACGTCGTCATGATTGTGCCGCTGGATGTCATCTACGAGAAGACTATCCAGAACTTCACTCCTGGTAGCCGGAAGTACATCGAGGGCACAACTTGGGAGCCCGTGGTCGTCACGGCTGAGAACTTCAAGCAGCACGTGGACGATATGAATGACCCCACCAAGCTCAAGCTCTTCATCTTCAAGGTGCAGACCCTTCTCAAGCCGAGCGAGGACATGCGCCGGAAGATTCACGACGAGAACGAGAGCATGGGCGAAGCGCTCTATGCACACCTACAGGGGCTTGACGACCTCGTGGTACTGGCCGATGAGCACCACGTTTATTCCGGTGACGCCGAGAAGTACGGGACTACTATTCGTGAGCTGAATGCTCGCGCAATCGTCGGACTGACAGCGACTCCTAACAGGGCCGATGTGAAGTCGGGAAAGGTGGTCTTCCGCTACACGCTTGCGGAAGCCATCGCAGACGGGCTCGTGAAGATCCCCGTCGTGGTTTACCGCGAAGACGGAACTAAAGACACTCGCTCACAGCTTGCTGACGCCTGCCACCTACGGGATGTGAAAGAGTCTGCATGGCGGGCCTACGCGCAGTCAATTGGAAAGGTGACAGTTGTACCCGTCCTCTTCGTGGTGTGCGAGGAGATCAAGAAGGCCGAGCGGGTAGCTGAAACGCTCCGTTCCGAGTTCCTGACCGAACCCGATCAGGTCTTGCTCATCACTGGTGGATCGAGTGATAAGGCACTGCGAGCGCTCAAGGCAGTGGAAGACCCCACTTCGCCTGTCCGTGCCGTGGTGAGCGTGGACAAGCTCAAGGAAGGGTGGGACGTTCGGAACATCGGTGTCATCGTGAGCTTCCGCCCTCTACTGTCTGCCACTCTCACAGAGCAGGTTCTCGGCCGCGGACTGCGCCTGCCTTTCGGCGAGCGCACCAGTATTGAGGCCATTGATACCGTGGACATCGTCGCCCACGAGTCCTACCGACAGTTGCTCGCGAGCAAGCGGGCGCTCCTTGAGCAGGTACTTGAGGAACGCGCCACTGCTGCTACCGAGTTGAGCACTACGCCGACCGTCGAGAAGTCGGGCGAGGATCCTGCCAGACCGCTTGTTCCCGTGGCAACTCAGCCGGGTCTGACCTTCGTCTTCGACAACACCCATGGCGGCGAGGTAATCGATCCCTCCGTACTCCTCATGGTTCAGGAGTACGCCACTACGGTGGAGCGGCAGGAAATGGGCGCTGCCGCCACTGTTCAGTTCGTATCGCCGGTCAACGGGGCTCCTCGCATCAACTTCCCGCGCCTGGAGCGGCAAGCCATCCCCACGAAGTTCTCGCTGCGCTTGGTCACGGAGCAGCAGGCTCGAGACCTAGGACGCAAGTACCTCTCCGACGAGTCGGTCTATTTGAAGCGTGTTGCGCTCGACGCTGAACGCGGTATCGGTGGCGAGGTGGTCGTCGGTGAGCGCTTCCTGGAGGAGGAAAAGGCCTACATTGAGACGCTGTCCTGGTCCACAGTGAAGAAACAGCTTGAGGACAGGGTTCTTGGACTTAGCGTAGTTAACTCCACACTCCCCGAGTTTCAAGCCGCAGGTGACGTCATCGGCTGGTTTCTCGACGGGGCAGGGGTGACTGGCGACGAACGTGCACAGTGGAGCGTGAAACGCACGGCCCTCGCCACGCGTGCCATTGAGACGACGATAATCAAGGCATATGAACTTCGCGCGACCACGCCCACGTGGGAATTCAACGTAATGGAGGTACCAGTTTTTCCGCCCTCGCGTCCGATGCCTTCTCCGATCCTGAGTAAGTGGGTGGACTTCGCAAAGGGTGTCTGGTATGGAGAGTGGCAGAAGAACATCGAGAACGTCTCGAGCTTCGACGCCCGCACTACGGAGTTTGCGTTGGCACGGATGCTCGACTCCTCTTCGCAGATCAAGTGGTGGTTGCGCATCTACACCAACAGCCCGACGTGGATCGAGTGGGAAGGTGGACGCTACTTCGCCGACTTCATTGCCATCGACACCGATGGGGTTCACTGGGTCATTGAGGGTAAGGCCGATGATGACGCGAACGACGCGAAGGTGGTGGCCAAGCGCAAAGCCGCCGAAGAATGGGTAGAGAAGGTCAACGACGCGGGTGCATACGGCCAGTGGCGCTACCTCTTCGCCACGGAATCCGCCATAAAGACAGCCAACGGGCGCTGGCTGGATCTAATCAAGTAG
- a CDS encoding HAD-IA family hydrolase codes for MPRSTATANGSAPRGLILDFAGVLTASPLVVHGAWCVSEGLAPEAWRDTLNDHPEGRRLYAALEVGEIGQAEWNEGTAALLGAHVDPVNLMGRAWAGVPAARRMAALARAARAAGHRVALLSNSFGLDPFNPYEHVGIWDLFDVHVISELVGMAKPDPEIYPLTLDRIGLPAERCVFVDDHAANLPPAAELGITTVHAADEDEAVAEVEALLGVSAVLAG; via the coding sequence ATGCCGCGCAGCACTGCCACCGCCAACGGGAGTGCCCCTCGTGGGCTGATCCTCGACTTTGCCGGAGTGCTCACAGCCAGCCCTCTCGTTGTCCACGGTGCGTGGTGCGTATCCGAAGGGCTGGCCCCGGAAGCGTGGCGCGACACCCTCAACGACCACCCGGAGGGCCGGCGTCTGTACGCGGCCTTGGAGGTCGGGGAGATAGGGCAGGCGGAGTGGAACGAGGGCACCGCGGCTCTGCTGGGTGCGCACGTGGACCCGGTGAATTTGATGGGCCGGGCGTGGGCCGGGGTCCCCGCGGCGCGCCGGATGGCTGCTCTTGCCCGTGCGGCACGGGCGGCCGGCCATCGGGTCGCCCTGCTGTCCAACAGCTTCGGCCTGGACCCGTTCAACCCGTACGAGCACGTCGGAATCTGGGACCTGTTTGATGTGCACGTCATCTCCGAGCTGGTCGGCATGGCCAAACCTGACCCGGAGATCTACCCGCTGACCCTGGACCGCATCGGCCTGCCCGCTGAGCGGTGCGTGTTCGTGGACGACCACGCGGCGAACCTTCCGCCGGCCGCAGAGCTCGGAATCACCACCGTCCACGCTGCCGATGAGGACGAGGCCGTTGCGGAGGTTGAGGCCCTTCTGGGAGTCAGCGCGGTTCTTGCCGGGTGA